The sequence TTGCTTTAAAAATTCAATAGCTGTCAAATGTTACAAGATATACGTATATAAATGAAACACAACAAATTTGTAAGtgaatttatttcaaaatattctgcAGGAGATGATACACATACCATCACCAACATGAAGGCGTACACGAGGGTCCTCAAAACCAATAGCCAACTCCGGAAAGAATTTCTTGCTTACCTGTAATACAGACGGAAACTTGACAACCCTAACAAACGGATTCAAGAGAATTGTCTAATAACTGTGTCACAAAATAATCACTAACATCTATGACCATCTgatctatctcacaaatatcAATCAACTCCACAGAGCTGTGACGGCAAATTTCCCTAAGAACTCCACCATCACCACCACCAACTACCAGAACCTGAAAGCACATGAACAGCAGCCAGGGGCATCAATTGAAAGTTCGTTACAGTAAAGGGAAGGAGACCATACGCAGAAGAAACGATTTCACCTCTCCATTACAGGGCACGCAAAGTACTTTGGGGGGAAAAACTTCGCAAACAAATAGTATCTACCGttagtaaataaaaaaatatagataTTTCAACATAAATTGCATGGCATTCCAGCTCATTCAGAATCTATAGAAGCCCGAAAGACAAAAGTCACTGCATGGAAGCATAGGCAGTGAAAAATCTAAGATCATCACAATAGCTTGTAATCAGCcaggtaaaaaaaataaagaacagCGAGACACTATACTCAACCACTTGAATTTGAAGCTAACAaagtaatatttaaaataaatgaaacTATAGTTTAACACTGAGGCGAAGACTAGTATCAGTTTAGGTGTGAGGACCGCATAATCTCTTATCAACAGAAAAAATAGCAGAAGTTCAGCTGATTCTCAAAACTCTGAAGTTAAAAAGATGTGATGAAGCTGAGGCATAGTACAAAATGGACAAACAGAAGCAAAGCCATACATTTTTGGGGGATTTGATAGAGCAAAGAGGGAGATGGGCTATCATCTCCTGGTAAGCACATTCATCTTTCTCTGTCAGCTGAAGAATGCCATCCAGCACAAGTACTCTCCCATATGCTGAGGACTGGGAAAATATAATAGGACGAGCTTAGAACTTCATAGGGACGAGAAAATTTCCCACATATAAACGATGAAATATTCTACAATTGAAGGTGCCAAACCTGGAAAACCAGAACCTCTTGGTATTTTGACTTCTCCTGAAACAAAATATTCTCCACCTTCAGGGAATGTGCTTCTCCTACAATGAGTAACGAcacatttaataatatatacagAGCTGTAAACACTGGAATAAGAGTCAAGATGGTTGAATTTGACTGAGTAGCCAAATTTTAAGTGTATGACCACATTTCTTGTCGTAAAATGAGATGCAAATCAATTCTATCAATTTTGAAAACAGAGCAAGAATGTAGGAAATATACCTGGCCACATTGGATTGTTGAAAAACACTTGCTTCCCAAATTTATCTGTAAAAGTCCATGAAATAAAATCACATTATACATAACCAAGCACACACTCCATTTCCTCAAGTGGGGAGCCAGCGCGTAGAGATCATGAGAGGAAAGGTAAAATtaaatctccaaaaatttgtAGAGTCTGTCGTCTATTTTTGTGTACGAATTattcatcaactcaaacaatGTTTCGTAAAAATTTAAAGAGGTGGAGGGACTTGCCAGCCCTCCTCTCACTCCCCAGGCCCCTTTTTTTGTGAATGTATTATTCGTAAAATCAAACATGTTTTGCAAATATTCAAAGGGTCGAGGGCCTGCCACCTTTCCTCTCACTCCACCAGGCCTCTCTTCAAGAAAGGAAAAAAAGCAGAGAATGGATCATCAGGAATACCGGAGGACGGCTGTGTTTCAGAGAACCATCCAGAAACAACAGTTGAATGGCACTTGGTACCAAGCTCAGGCTTCGATGCTTTAGCTTTTAAACAACAAGCTGGGATAAGAATAGCCTTGCCGGAGCCATTGTTGCTACTCCCCCTCCCATCCAGGGTCCTCTGGCAGTCCAAATCTTTTAATGCGTCGCCCTCCATAAACTACCCTTTTCTCCTGTGGATCCAGTCTCTGTCACAAACATCATACCCGTATAAAACATTACCACACGACCATAAACAACCAACACAAACTTACACAAACCcacaaaacatatatataaaccaacaatgaaaatACTGCTACTGAAAGAATCATATGCATAGTTACTcaacaatcccaaggaaaaaaGCCAAGTTTACCAGAAGAACCTGACAGCACGTTCTAGGAATTGGTCTTGGTTAACGTAATAGGTCAAGAAAATGAAAACAGATAGATtaagaatataaaaatatggGAAATTGTAAAAGGAATTTAAAGAAAGGTAACGACTCAGTAACAATTACTAGTTTCTTTATACATGAAGAATAATCTTAACAGCATCTCCAACGTAAGAAAAGTATGCCAAAAAACGCTGCGTGACTCTCAAGCTGCTAAAAGTCGACAAGAATAGCATTCTTGAATATAACACAGAAGTAATCAAATGGAAAATTCTGCTCCCACGAACGGTTCAAATTCTTTACctattcataaaaataatcTCAAAGCTTAAAGCCTTgaacaattttaatttttttaaaaaaaagccaTCCCACCGACCATTATTGTATTTCTAATGACAAAAAATCGCTCTTTGCAGGCAAAAGATCAAACCTTTTTTAGACAACGTGAAGAAATCGACAAGTGGCGCAATGTTTCCTGTTCTAAAATTTCATTCGCACGAAAGCAGCTTTCAGGGTTTAATTAAAATCCGGAACAGaaagatttttaaaataaagaaaCCAACTTTAGAGCTTGTAAAAATATTGTCTTCTTTAAAATATCGACAAACTCAAAACTTCCGAACTCAAAtgcaaaaaccaaaaaaaaaataaaaataaacccATTTGCGGACAGATTACACGCATGAAAAGAAAAGACAAAACCCAGAAAAAGAAATGCATTCAGACCAGTAATTCAGGGTGCTGATACAATTTGTGCAGAAAAGTTAAAAACACAGTCGCTTCCGAGAACGAATCGAGATGTGAGGAATTGCAGCGGAGAAAGACTGAAATCCTTTCAGTCTTTTTCTTCTCCAGAATAAACTAGAGTATCTCGTGTAGAGAAATAGCGTTAATGGAGGAAATATATAGAAAGGGAATGtcaaaataatacttttttcttacgaaattaaattttttttttttttttgaagaattacgaaattaatttatatatatataattaaaatttaatttttgaaaattggttGGTAACTTTTCCAAGAAGAAAAACAAAAGGGCGAAAATAGACTAATCCCTGCTTTAGAAGATTTGACCAAGTAAATAACTATAATGTATTTCTATCTAATCTATATCACTAGCATAGATTGATtttgtgaataaaataaaattgagaaAACATAAGGTTATATTCGGGTGACAAATTTGATTTGGAGAAGAGTAAGTTTTTGTGAGATGAAGACAAGTCAATtatactcatatttacaattaaaaatataatttttttagcataaaaaataatacattttcATAAGTGACCAAATTAAGTAATTCGTTTCACGAAATTAACTCGTATATCATATCAAGAGTTTTTGCGTCTGAGGATTATTTGAACATagtaatatatttaaatattacttttattaggagtattttaaatttatctCAGATTCTTTATTACCATTATATTAAAGTTATATTTGGATTAAGGATTTTTTAGATTTGAAAACCGGAAAGAATTTTATACATCTGTCACCAAACAGAATAACATATTaattgattaatatttaataatcatTATTTTGTCCAATGTTTGACTCAAGTTCTTTCAAGGATTAGTGTCATGCATCATTgtctaatccaagtatattgaTTTAAAATCCTTATATTATTAATTCATCATAATCCAATTCATAAACCAAACAGTGTCATATATAACTTCGTAAAAAAAAGGGAAAGAATTCAAATTATAGTGTAAAATAATGATCTTGGGATAAATAGATTATATGTGGGTGAACAAAAATTAATGGCAATGGAAAAATTGCCGAGGCAAGAGTTTGACTCTTTTTCCTTAAAACGTTATTGCCTCGTCCGAGTGCTTAAGGCTATTGGCAATACGCTTCTCAAGATACAATGACTATCGACTTTAAAATAGTAGCACTACAAATTTTAAAGTCACACGAactttgaaatatttgaaaCACTATGAATTCGAATTTTAATCGTTCAACTTCAAAATCTAAATCCAAGATGTTATGTCTTGCAAAATTTGGATCTAAGTGTTTTTCTTAAAATTCAAAACTACCCTCAAATTTAATTCTAAATATCGAATTTAAGtgcaaaaaacttaaaaaatctGAACCAAGATTTTATGTCTAGTAATTAAGATTTTAAGCACTAAAAGCTTAAAAATTCACATaagaattaattaataaatttaaatttaaattaaattaaattaattaaagtaaACAAGAGAGAATAGAGAATGAGAAGAGATTGTGTGTTGAATGCAAATGAGGAGTCTTATAAATAAATGTTGAAATGTCTTGACTGAAAGTCATGTCTATTCACAAAATGGTGCACCTCTTTGTCTCAGACTCTCAATGATGCAATGTTTTGCATCACACACTTTTTCTTTTTGGCCAagaattgttattttattttattattattattaacatataaatatatatatatgtgtgtgtgtgtgtattatatacatataatataaattcaaaCTAATATCAGTTATTTTCTCATTCATACTATTTGGTAATTGAGAAATATATAACTAATTTTCTTATGAATTATACTCACGAAATAAAATTCCTTCGTTATGTAacttgtttgaattatttatcgACTCTAAATGAGTACACAACTCATTTTTTCAACAATCCTTACATGAATGAAAATTAATACATGTGACTATGCTAACTCGACAAATAGCGttttagcaaaaaaaaaaacactgcaTCAGGATAGGTAGCTTTTGACTTTGAACCTTCCATAGTGAAATATAATCGGATATACTTGGCAATTAGTCGACATGATGCCTTGAACTATTCGCTGTTTTGTGTAAACCAAGAGAATTATTCTCACACAATAACTTTTCTAACATTTCTTTTGGTTCTCATTGTTGTGTCCATTTCAGCGTTGGACACCGCATGATTTTGCGAGTGCTTTCCATATTTGAATCGGCCACATTTTGTACTTACGTAGGTGATCTCCTGAGAAAGTATTTCGCAATACCCCAACATACCAGTTTGTATGTCTTAGGAATCATTAAAGTTATAGACCTATCCTTATACCCCGAGTGCAGACAACACCTTTTATTATAGGAATGGGTAGGAGATTTCTCCAAGGTGTTTCTTCAATTTCGTAATTTAGTTGTCTCTTTTGAACCTAGATCTTGGGATCTCCAGTCAACTAGGTTGGGTATCCACTAcaagatttaattttttgatgTTTTAATCTCATACCTCTTGACAGGAAATTCATTTTATCTCTCGGTATATCTTTCATTAGTGAATCCGCAAGATTCTCCTTTGATGTCACATAATCGATGGAGATAATGCCATTAGAGATCAATTGTCATATGGTATTATGTCGTGACATGCTTCACAACATTTATATTTCTTTGTAATGTTTCAATGGttcaaaaattttgattgtCATTGCAATTATTGATATATTCAATTTCGATTGTCATTGCAATCAATGAGAACCTTTCATTTGCCAAACACCCTCACAGTTCAAGATATTCCTAGAAATGTTTGTGGCATTTCTACATTTCATAAGGAGTTTTCCTTCATTTTATGTTGTTTAAACTGAGAATACATGTTGTAAATTCAATCGTTTCCCCCACATCTTTGggtaatcatttttttttttgaattataagcgttaaaatttaaaaatccaaACTTAAGATTTTATATCTTGTTAAATTTAGATTTAAGCATGATTacgtaaaaaattcaaatatcaaaCATTGTCATCAAATTCGACAATATTGTATTCTCCAATTTATCACTTCGCTTGTTATTGGATTGGTGTTCAAGCTTCCaagtttttcaaattttaagcaTTAAAGCTTAAAACTCTAAATTCAAGATTTTATATCTTGTAAATTTAAATTAAGCGTTACGACTTATCAAATTTGAACTTGAACTCTTGTGTTTCATTCACAACATGAATTTTAAGCGCAAAAGGCTTCTAAACTtgattcaagaatttatttcttGTAAATACAAATTTTAAGTGTACAAAGCTTAcgaaattcatttttaatgaaACGACAAGTATCACTACAACTTGTCACAACAATAcaatattttgtatatttttgAAACAACATTTCACTTGGTTATCCAACAACTTTTCATCAGAATTCATCAATAATGAACTCTGTCTCCCAGTATGTTTCATGACCTGTTGCGACAGGATTTGCAATAGTCATGTTAACTTGATTTTGTTTGCCTTTATTTGGATGTCTATAGTCCTTGTCTATGTGATTTGGCTTATCACAATTATAACAGTTCACTTAGAAccttttgatattatttttgtcAGGATACTATATCCCTTTGCTAGCAATTGGTTCAACCAAATTAGCCCTTGCATCCATAGATAATTTCACATTTGGTTCAGATTGTTTGCGATTGTCCTCTACAATTCGCAATATGCGATTGTGTAACGTCCCAGATTCGACGACTAtcctcactgtatcaagacggatcTTTctagcgtgcttatgtcctcactcacatgcACCCTGAGAAAATTTCCAGGGAGTCACctatcctataatttccccaagtcaagcacgcttaactttggagttcttatgtgatgagctcccgaaaagaagatgcaccttcgtgatatgagtagtacatatgaaatcttttaagcactcctcaactatgcagtctcatacctacacagtctcggaatccctctcattctggcacgggatcggttcattcatgtctcccttcgcctagaagcctaccagaagCCGCTCATTGTtcatgcaacctcttggcaccgacgatcactcctcgcctcctcagccccgagCATCACAGATTGTCCTCTGCAATGCGCAATATAACAATCAGACCCTCCAGACCCATTTCATTTTTCGGGTTTTTCTCCATTATGAATTGTACGGGTCGTTGTACTTGTAGAAGCTACTTTGGTTTAAATAGCGTTTTAAGATTTTGGATAAAATACTGATCTTGGAATAAATAGACTATATGCGGGTGGAAAAAAATGGCAATGGAAAAATATTCGAGGTAAGTGttggactttttttttttcttaaaacgTTATTGTCATGCCCTGGTGCTTACGGATATTGAAAATACGCCTCCCAAGATACAACGACTATCGACTTTAAAATAGTAGCACTACAAATTTTAAAGTCACgcgaaaatttgaaatttttggaacgCTGTGAATTCAAATTTTAATCGTTCAACttaaaaatccaaatccaaGATTTTATGTCTTGCAAAATTTAGATCTAAGTGTTTTGCTTAAAATTCGAAACAACTCTCGAATTTTATTCTAAAGATCGAATTTAAGAGCAAAAAACTTAGAAAATCCGAACAAAGATTTTATGTCTCGTAATTCATATTTTAAGtgctaaaagttttaaaattcacagaagaattaaattaattattaattaaacaagAGAGAAAATAGAATGAGAAGAGATTGTGTGTTGAATGCAAATGAAGgatcctatttatagatattgaaAAACCTTGATGAAAAATCATTTCTATTTGAGATTGCACCTTTTGTCTCAATGCATGATGCaatgttttgttattttcgaTCGGTCAAAGTGACCGAACAAATTCACATGGTCAAATGTTGACCATGtgaattgttattttattttattaacaattaaatatatatgtatatatatatatatatataatatctttCTATCAAAATTATTCCAACACGATAAATTCGAACTAATATCAGTTAATTACTCATTCATCCTATTTGGtaatcataaaataattaattttcttacGAATTCTAATCGCGATATAAAATTCTTTCATTGTGCAacttgtttgaattatttatagacTTTAAATGAGTACACAACTTATTTTTCTAACAcaaataaattcattttatattattttgatgTTGTGCTTGAATTGATAGAttaattcttattattattCATCATAAAATAAATGAGTGAAAGATGAAATTCACTTGACTTAAATTAAGTCGGT comes from Henckelia pumila isolate YLH828 chromosome 4, ASM3356847v2, whole genome shotgun sequence and encodes:
- the LOC140860251 gene encoding spermine synthase, whose product is MEGDALKDLDCQRTLDGRGSSNNGSGKAILIPACCLKAKASKPELGTKCHSTVVSGWFSETQPSSDKFGKQVFFNNPMWPGEAHSLKVENILFQEKSKYQEVLVFQSSAYGRVLVLDGILQLTEKDECAYQEMIAHLPLCSIKSPKNVLVVGGGDGGVLREICRHSSVELIDICEIDQMVIDVSKKFFPELAIGFEDPRVRLHVGDAIEFLKQAPEGKYDAIIVDSSDPVGPAQELVEKPFFKNIARALRPGGVLCTMAESMWLHTHLIDDIIYICREIFKGSVHYAWASVPTYPSGVIGFLLCSTEGPPVDFVHPINPIEKLRGALEFRRELKFYNTQIHEAAFALPSFVKREVTALR